In Nitrospira sp., the sequence TTTCGTCTGGCATTTCGTCTGAAGGGATCCTGATGGCTTTGCCGCAGCTCAAGCTTGATGCGCTTCGCAATGTGCCGGCTTCGCAAAAGGCCGCGCTCTTATTCTTGCTCGTCGGCGGCATGATTGCTGGCTTCTATTTCTACATTGCAGAACCTAAGTCTGCGACCATCACGGCGCTCGAGGCCGAAAACACTAGGCTGGAGGGTGAAATTCAAACACTCACAATCAAAGTGAAACATCTCGACGAATTAGTCGCGGCGAACAAACAGCTCGAAATTGAATTGGCTAAGAAGAAAGAGCGTCTCCCTCCGGAAGAAGAAGCGATCATGCTGCTGAAGCAAGTGTCTGACCTCGG encodes:
- the pilO gene encoding type 4a pilus biogenesis protein PilO; this encodes MALPQLKLDALRNVPASQKAALLFLLVGGMIAGFYFYIAEPKSATITALEAENTRLEGEIQTLTIKVKHLDELVAANKQLEIELAKKKERLPPEEEAIMLLKQVSDLGVRLGLDIKLWKPGAQTEDGSKLFVKMPVSVEVAGVYHTAALFFDRINRLPRIITVSGLKMGSPKIEQGRIVSQTTFDLVAYAAPREKPVSGASPSANAPKVAQVGK